From Achromobacter spanius, a single genomic window includes:
- the pth gene encoding aminoacyl-tRNA hydrolase, producing MSTPIRLIVGLGNPGPDYETTRHNAGFWLADHLADDLRTAFALEKSFFGMVAKSRLGADNVLLLKPNTYMNRSGQAVGALARFYKLTPEEVLVLHDELDLMPGQVKLKQGGGHAGHNGLKDIQAALGSPNFWRLRIGIGHPRTLGLAQQVADFVLHPPRREEQKEIEAVIDRCRAVVPSMLAGDFALATRQLHSGNES from the coding sequence ATGTCTACTCCCATACGCCTCATCGTGGGACTGGGTAATCCAGGTCCCGACTACGAAACCACCCGGCACAACGCCGGCTTCTGGCTGGCCGACCATCTGGCGGACGATCTGCGCACGGCTTTCGCGCTCGAGAAGTCCTTTTTCGGCATGGTCGCCAAATCGCGCCTGGGCGCGGACAACGTCCTGCTGCTCAAGCCCAACACCTACATGAATCGTTCCGGCCAGGCGGTCGGCGCGCTGGCGCGCTTCTACAAGCTGACGCCCGAGGAAGTCCTGGTGCTGCACGACGAACTGGACCTCATGCCCGGTCAGGTCAAGCTCAAGCAGGGCGGCGGTCACGCGGGCCACAATGGTCTGAAGGACATCCAGGCCGCGCTCGGCAGCCCCAACTTCTGGCGCCTGCGCATCGGCATCGGCCACCCGCGCACGCTGGGTCTGGCGCAACAGGTCGCCGACTTCGTCCTGCACCCGCCGCGCCGCGAGGAACAAAAGGAAATCGAAGCCGTCATCGACCGCTGCCGCGCCGTTGTGCCGTCGATGCTGGCCGGTGACTTCGCACTCGCCACCCGCCAGCTGCATAGCGGCAATGAGTCCTGA
- the lolB gene encoding lipoprotein insertase outer membrane protein LolB translates to MALALLAFTLAACTSLPKPIEGASADAFSRIGRFAITVNEESGKQNAVQGGFSWSDDGRRYVLDLTNPLGSTEARVEGTPGAASLTKADGTRLVADNPDALAEDALGSSMPVSGLRDWLRGKLPANPEATDVTRDELGRPVAFEQGGWRAKLSRYDAKGPQLLVFERQEPGRRILVRLVVNQS, encoded by the coding sequence ATGGCGCTGGCGCTGTTGGCCTTCACGCTGGCGGCGTGCACGTCTTTGCCCAAGCCGATCGAAGGCGCCAGCGCCGACGCGTTTTCGCGCATCGGGCGCTTTGCCATCACCGTCAACGAAGAAAGCGGCAAGCAGAACGCGGTGCAGGGCGGTTTTTCCTGGTCCGACGATGGCCGCCGCTATGTGCTGGACCTGACCAACCCGCTGGGCTCGACCGAAGCGCGCGTGGAAGGCACCCCCGGCGCCGCCAGCCTGACCAAGGCCGACGGCACCCGGCTGGTCGCCGACAACCCCGATGCGCTGGCCGAAGACGCGCTGGGCAGCAGCATGCCGGTCTCCGGACTGCGCGACTGGCTGCGCGGCAAACTGCCCGCAAATCCCGAAGCCACCGACGTGACCCGGGACGAACTGGGCCGCCCCGTTGCCTTCGAGCAGGGCGGCTGGCGCGCCAAGCTCTCCCGTTACGACGCGAAGGGCCCGCAACTGCTGGTGTTCGAGCGGCAGGAGCCGGGGCGCCGCATCCTCGTTCGACTGGTCGTCAACCAGTCGTGA
- a CDS encoding ribose-phosphate pyrophosphokinase, which yields MANDSFMIFTGTANTRLAVDVVNHLDMSLGKMTVGRFSDGEVMVEINENVRGKDVFVLQPTCAPTNDNLMEIMVMVDALRRASAGRITAAIPYFGYARQDRRPRSARVAISAKVVANMLQVAGVDRVLTMDLHADQIQGFFDIPVDNIYAGPILLGDIWRRNFSNLVVVSPDIGGVVRARALAKQLEADLAIIDKRRPRANVSEVMNIIGEVDGRTCIIMDDMVDTAGTLCKAAQALKDRGAGAVYAYCTHPVLSGGAIDRIEASELDELVVTDTIPLSEQGQASSKIRQLSCAALLGETILRISNAESVSSLFVD from the coding sequence ATGGCAAACGATAGCTTCATGATTTTCACGGGCACCGCCAACACTCGGCTGGCCGTGGACGTAGTCAACCACCTCGATATGTCCTTGGGAAAGATGACCGTCGGTCGTTTTTCGGACGGCGAGGTGATGGTCGAGATCAACGAGAACGTGCGCGGCAAGGATGTCTTCGTCCTGCAGCCCACCTGTGCTCCCACCAATGACAACCTTATGGAAATCATGGTGATGGTCGATGCCCTGCGCCGCGCGTCGGCCGGCCGCATCACCGCCGCGATTCCCTACTTTGGCTATGCCCGCCAGGACCGCCGCCCGCGTTCGGCGCGCGTGGCCATCTCGGCCAAGGTCGTGGCCAACATGCTGCAAGTGGCTGGCGTTGACCGAGTCCTGACCATGGACCTGCACGCTGACCAGATCCAGGGTTTCTTCGACATTCCCGTGGACAACATCTACGCCGGTCCGATCTTGCTGGGCGACATCTGGCGCCGCAATTTCTCGAACCTGGTCGTGGTGTCCCCGGACATCGGCGGCGTGGTTCGCGCCCGCGCGCTGGCCAAGCAGCTCGAAGCCGACCTGGCCATCATCGACAAGCGCCGTCCGCGCGCCAACGTGTCGGAAGTGATGAACATCATCGGTGAAGTCGACGGCCGCACCTGCATCATCATGGACGACATGGTCGACACCGCCGGCACGCTGTGCAAGGCGGCCCAGGCCCTGAAAGACCGCGGCGCCGGCGCCGTCTACGCCTATTGCACGCACCCCGTGCTCTCGGGCGGCGCCATTGACCGCATTGAAGCGTCGGAACTCGACGAACTCGTCGTCACCGACACCATTCCGCTCTCCGAGCAAGGCCAGGCCAGCAGCAAGATCCGCCAGCTGTCGTGCGCCGCGCTGTTGGGCGAGACCATCCTGCGTATTTCCAACGCCGAATCGGTCAGCTCGCTGTTCGTCGATTGA
- the ychF gene encoding redox-regulated ATPase YchF, producing the protein MALQCGIVGLPNVGKSTLFNALTRAGIAAENYPFCTIEPNVGVVEVPDPRLQKLAEIVKPERILSATVEFVDIAGLVAGASKGEGLGNQFLSHIRETDAIVNVVRCFEDPNVIHVAGKVDPIADIEVIETELALADLQTAEKALQRHQKTARSGDKESQRLVAVLEKCIAQLNEAKPIRALDLSTEEKADIAQLCFITAKRAMYVGNVADDGFTNNPLLDRLTEFAAARNAPVVAICAAIESEIVDLDDADREAFLKDMGMEEPGLNRLIRAAFKLLGLQTYFTAGVKEVRAWTVPIGATGPQAAGVIHTDFERGFIRAQTISYEDYITYKGEQGAKEAGKMRAEGKEYIVQDGDVMNFLFNV; encoded by the coding sequence ATGGCTCTGCAATGCGGCATCGTCGGCCTGCCCAACGTTGGCAAATCGACACTCTTCAACGCTCTGACCCGCGCCGGCATCGCCGCCGAGAACTATCCGTTCTGCACCATCGAGCCCAACGTCGGCGTCGTCGAAGTGCCGGATCCGCGCCTGCAGAAGCTGGCTGAAATCGTCAAGCCCGAACGCATCCTGTCCGCCACCGTCGAATTCGTCGACATCGCGGGCCTGGTCGCCGGCGCGAGCAAGGGCGAAGGCCTGGGCAACCAGTTCCTCTCGCACATCCGCGAAACCGACGCCATCGTCAACGTCGTGCGCTGCTTCGAAGATCCCAACGTGATCCACGTCGCCGGCAAGGTCGACCCGATCGCCGACATCGAAGTCATCGAAACCGAACTGGCCCTGGCCGACCTGCAGACCGCCGAAAAGGCCCTGCAACGTCACCAGAAGACCGCGCGCTCGGGCGACAAGGAATCGCAACGCCTCGTCGCCGTGCTGGAAAAGTGCATCGCCCAGCTCAACGAAGCCAAGCCCATCCGCGCGCTGGACCTGTCCACCGAAGAAAAGGCCGACATCGCCCAGCTCTGCTTCATCACCGCCAAGCGCGCGATGTACGTGGGCAACGTCGCCGACGACGGCTTTACCAACAACCCGCTGCTCGACCGCCTGACCGAATTCGCCGCCGCCCGCAATGCGCCCGTCGTGGCCATCTGCGCGGCGATCGAATCCGAAATCGTCGACCTCGACGACGCCGACCGCGAAGCCTTCCTGAAGGACATGGGCATGGAAGAACCGGGCCTGAACCGCCTGATCCGCGCCGCCTTCAAACTGCTGGGCCTGCAAACCTACTTCACCGCCGGCGTGAAGGAAGTCCGCGCCTGGACCGTGCCGATCGGCGCCACCGGCCCCCAGGCCGCCGGCGTCATCCATACCGACTTCGAACGCGGCTTCATTCGCGCGCAAACGATCTCGTACGAGGACTACATCACGTACAAGGGCGAGCAGGGCGCAAAGGAAGCCGGCAAGATGCGCGCGGAAGGCAAGGAATACATCGTGCAGGATGGCGATGTGATGAATTTCTTGTTTAACGTCTGA
- a CDS encoding type II CAAX prenyl endopeptidase Rce1 family protein — protein MKQGQPTGKMRFRSEIADFWRFLRHPHPLSRLPNRAGGSGLLADWWPGIGPGRLLAWAAVLWAINLFALGPVAVVAAGLGGVSHRLDPHNIPWLTAVLWAPLVEEMLFRYGLRRPRQALWLIPALVPVVLWGPKLWTGLLLAAFILLAMWGLRQRPEPLKGWDTSWRRYYLQHFGVVFHLIALTFAAVHLTNFVYSKTPYWLLPLLVLPQWLTGLVLGWIRIRRGIGAAILLHSVFNAGPILMIWLVMRYAPTAAG, from the coding sequence ATGAAACAAGGCCAGCCCACCGGAAAGATGCGCTTTCGCAGCGAGATCGCCGACTTCTGGCGCTTCCTGCGCCATCCGCATCCGCTGTCGCGCCTGCCGAACCGCGCCGGGGGCAGCGGGCTGCTTGCCGACTGGTGGCCGGGCATCGGACCGGGACGCCTGTTGGCCTGGGCCGCAGTGCTGTGGGCCATCAATCTGTTTGCGCTGGGGCCCGTGGCCGTCGTCGCGGCGGGATTGGGTGGCGTCTCTCATCGCCTGGATCCCCACAACATTCCGTGGCTGACCGCGGTACTGTGGGCGCCGCTGGTCGAAGAGATGCTGTTCCGCTACGGCCTGCGCCGGCCGCGCCAGGCGCTGTGGCTCATCCCCGCGCTGGTGCCCGTCGTGCTGTGGGGCCCGAAGCTCTGGACGGGCCTGCTGCTGGCTGCGTTCATTCTGCTGGCGATGTGGGGCCTGCGACAGCGTCCCGAGCCGCTGAAGGGCTGGGATACGAGCTGGCGCAGGTATTACCTGCAGCACTTCGGCGTGGTGTTCCATCTGATCGCGCTGACGTTCGCTGCGGTTCACCTGACCAATTTTGTCTACAGCAAGACGCCGTACTGGCTGCTGCCGCTGCTGGTGCTGCCGCAGTGGCTGACAGGGCTGGTGCTGGGCTGGATCCGCATTCGTCGGGGCATCGGGGCGGCGATCCTGCTGCATTCGGTCTTTAATGCCGGGCCGATCCTGATGATCTGGCTGGTCATGCGCTACGCGCCGACGGCGGCCGGTTAA
- a CDS encoding MarR family winged helix-turn-helix transcriptional regulator gives MPKQQQGLQVIQHMGQTYRVMQSAFSSKVGHALPRWRILLALHENGQCSQKHLAERCRLDPASLTRQLQAMQKLGWISRAVDADDNRLTNATLTAAGQAVVNEALPKRAQFFEESLKGLSAADVDTLNRVLSVLEENFVRAAGERNS, from the coding sequence TTGCCCAAACAACAACAAGGCCTGCAAGTCATCCAGCACATGGGCCAGACGTACCGCGTGATGCAAAGCGCCTTCAGCAGCAAGGTCGGTCACGCGTTGCCGCGGTGGCGGATATTGCTGGCGCTGCATGAAAACGGGCAGTGCTCGCAAAAGCATCTGGCCGAGCGCTGCCGGCTGGATCCGGCGTCACTGACGCGGCAGTTGCAGGCGATGCAGAAGCTGGGATGGATTTCCCGGGCGGTGGATGCGGACGACAACCGGCTGACAAATGCGACGCTGACGGCTGCCGGACAGGCGGTGGTGAATGAGGCGTTGCCGAAGCGGGCTCAGTTTTTTGAGGAGTCGCTTAAAGGGCTGTCAGCGGCGGATGTGGATACGCTGAATCGGGTGTTGAGCGTGTTGGAGGAGAATTTTGTAAGGGCGGCGGGGGAAAGGAACTCCTGA
- a CDS encoding MDR family MFS transporter: protein MSAPAPTPPHSPGQILPFRQTLLAMLGMCFVMMLVAIDQTVVGTALPTIVAELRGFELYAWVATSYLLTSVITVPIFGRLGDYYGRKPFVVAAIVLFTLASVLCGAADTMLELVLARALQGIGGGMLVGTAFACIPDLFPDPHVRLRWQVMLSAAFGIANAVGPTLGGALTEHYGWRSVFYVNLPIGILGLWFVARYLPHLRNQSPGKVRLDWQGAILIAVALGTMQLLVELLPKDGFTPSLVLLAAGSIAAFAALIWWERRCPHPLLPLDMFRNRGLAMLFTLALLVGVTMYSLLFYAPLLLQGGFGLSPQQAGLLITPMVVFITVGSIVNGRIITRIRNPNRMLYAGFILMAFSCLGIVTTHSYTSHLLIGAYMTMAGLGMGFIMPNLTVFAQQTAGRSHLGIATALLQSLRMIGGMLGTAVVGTMVSHSYFSGVESTLRGASAQWLPKLNDPQMLVDPAAQTEFLAQLAHQGQDGTSLIEIARVALVGAIHEGQLIALAVAVFALWCVRRVPLVQLVRPSKPEPAGVGE from the coding sequence ATGTCCGCCCCCGCCCCCACTCCTCCACACTCGCCCGGCCAGATCCTGCCCTTCCGGCAAACCCTGCTGGCCATGCTGGGCATGTGCTTCGTGATGATGCTGGTCGCCATCGACCAGACCGTGGTGGGCACCGCGCTGCCGACCATTGTGGCGGAACTGCGGGGCTTCGAACTGTATGCATGGGTAGCCACGTCTTACCTGCTGACGTCCGTCATCACCGTGCCCATCTTCGGCCGGCTGGGCGATTACTACGGCCGCAAGCCCTTCGTCGTGGCCGCCATCGTGTTGTTCACCCTGGCTTCGGTCCTGTGCGGCGCGGCCGACACGATGCTCGAACTGGTGCTGGCGCGGGCGCTGCAAGGCATCGGCGGCGGCATGCTCGTCGGCACCGCCTTCGCCTGTATCCCCGACCTCTTCCCCGACCCGCACGTCCGGCTACGCTGGCAAGTCATGCTCAGCGCCGCCTTCGGCATCGCCAACGCCGTTGGCCCCACCCTGGGCGGCGCTCTGACCGAACACTATGGCTGGCGCTCTGTCTTCTACGTGAACCTGCCCATCGGCATCCTGGGTCTCTGGTTCGTTGCCCGCTACCTGCCGCACCTGCGCAATCAGAGTCCTGGCAAGGTCCGGCTGGACTGGCAAGGCGCGATTTTGATCGCCGTGGCGCTGGGGACCATGCAGCTGCTCGTGGAACTCCTGCCCAAGGACGGCTTCACGCCCTCCCTCGTGCTGCTGGCCGCCGGCAGCATCGCCGCCTTCGCCGCCCTGATCTGGTGGGAACGCCGCTGTCCGCATCCGCTCCTGCCGCTGGACATGTTCCGCAATCGCGGCCTGGCCATGCTCTTCACCCTGGCCCTGCTGGTCGGCGTGACGATGTATTCCCTGCTCTTCTACGCGCCCCTGCTCCTGCAAGGTGGTTTCGGACTGTCGCCCCAGCAGGCCGGCCTGCTCATCACGCCCATGGTCGTCTTCATCACCGTCGGCAGCATCGTCAACGGCCGCATCATCACGCGCATCCGCAATCCCAACCGCATGCTGTACGCCGGCTTCATTCTGATGGCGTTCTCGTGCCTGGGCATCGTCACCACCCACAGCTACACGTCGCACCTGCTGATCGGCGCCTACATGACGATGGCCGGCCTGGGCATGGGCTTCATCATGCCCAACCTCACCGTCTTCGCCCAGCAGACCGCCGGCCGCAGCCACCTGGGCATCGCCACCGCGCTGCTGCAATCCCTGCGCATGATCGGCGGCATGCTGGGCACTGCCGTCGTCGGCACCATGGTCAGCCACAGCTACTTCAGCGGCGTCGAATCCACCCTGCGCGGCGCCTCCGCGCAGTGGCTACCCAAGCTCAACGACCCGCAGATGCTGGTCGACCCGGCGGCCCAGACGGAGTTCCTGGCACAATTGGCCCATCAAGGCCAGGATGGAACGTCACTCATCGAGATCGCGCGCGTCGCGTTGGTGGGCGCCATCCATGAAGGGCAACTCATCGCCCTCGCCGTCGCCGTCTTCGCACTCTGGTGCGTGCGGCGCGTGCCCCTGGTGCAACTGGTCCGGCCATCCAAACCGGAGCCCGCCGGCGTCGGAGAGTAG
- a CDS encoding methyl-accepting chemotaxis protein: MFRNTRIATVLLGIIAIFFTFQLVIGGMGFVALRQTNHDVEQLYRLSAQQVNAVNSASLSLVAARTDLSRYATRVAQGNTNDKSSLQAARQRIVSADRAFQGFSGNLSAEEKAESAAIIDAYTKLSTNLQNVGRVLEAGDMEAYFKQGTQSVQERLMSERDAFVLRAEGTGQTVMDEISMFHTLFSSLLAGILALGLLVAVGAHVLIRRMIVRPLLEAGEVFRRIAEGDLTRRVADMGKNEIGALIGALKAMQDSLVRTVSAVRRGVDEINVGAREISSGNTDLSSRTEEQAASLEETAASMEELATTVKQNADTAREANRMVAASQAVAQRGGEAVSSVVETMHAISGSSSRIADIVGVIDGIAFQTNILALNAAVEAARAGEQGKGFAVVASEVRTLAQRSAAAAKEIKQLIEDSAQKVGVGSEQVENAGATMREIVESVQRVTSLMAEISAASEEQATGIDQVNRAVSQMDSVTQQNAALVEEAAAAAGALEEQACQLAGAVSVFKLPDGQVIDAPATRLGGSVTPQLA, encoded by the coding sequence ATGTTCAGGAACACACGCATCGCGACGGTGCTGTTGGGAATCATCGCGATCTTTTTCACCTTCCAGTTGGTGATTGGCGGCATGGGCTTCGTTGCCCTGCGGCAGACCAACCACGATGTCGAGCAGCTTTATCGCCTGTCGGCGCAGCAGGTCAACGCGGTCAATTCCGCGTCGCTGTCGCTCGTCGCAGCCCGCACGGACCTGAGCCGCTATGCCACGCGCGTCGCGCAGGGTAATACCAACGACAAGAGCTCGCTTCAAGCGGCGCGCCAGCGCATCGTGTCGGCCGATCGCGCCTTCCAGGGCTTCTCTGGCAACCTGTCCGCTGAAGAAAAGGCCGAATCCGCCGCCATCATCGACGCCTACACCAAGCTCAGCACCAACCTGCAGAACGTGGGCCGCGTGCTGGAAGCCGGCGACATGGAGGCCTATTTCAAGCAGGGCACCCAGTCCGTGCAAGAGCGCCTGATGAGCGAACGCGACGCCTTCGTCCTGCGCGCCGAGGGCACCGGGCAGACGGTCATGGACGAAATCTCCATGTTCCACACGCTCTTCAGCTCGCTGCTGGCAGGCATTCTGGCGCTGGGCCTCCTGGTGGCCGTGGGCGCCCATGTCCTCATCCGCCGCATGATCGTGCGTCCGCTGCTGGAAGCGGGCGAGGTCTTCCGCCGCATTGCCGAAGGCGATCTGACGCGCCGGGTGGCGGATATGGGCAAGAACGAAATCGGCGCACTGATCGGCGCCCTCAAGGCCATGCAGGACAGCCTGGTGCGTACCGTGTCGGCCGTGCGCCGCGGCGTTGACGAGATCAACGTCGGCGCGCGCGAAATCTCGTCGGGCAACACCGATCTTTCCAGCCGCACCGAAGAGCAGGCCGCATCGCTCGAGGAAACCGCGGCCAGCATGGAAGAGCTGGCCACGACCGTGAAGCAGAACGCCGACACCGCACGCGAAGCGAACCGCATGGTGGCCGCGTCGCAGGCGGTCGCGCAGCGTGGCGGCGAGGCCGTGTCCAGCGTGGTCGAAACCATGCACGCGATTTCGGGCAGCTCGTCGCGCATCGCCGACATCGTGGGCGTGATCGACGGCATCGCATTCCAGACCAACATCCTGGCGCTCAACGCCGCGGTCGAAGCCGCGCGCGCCGGCGAGCAGGGCAAGGGTTTTGCGGTCGTGGCCAGCGAAGTGCGCACACTCGCGCAGCGCAGCGCCGCCGCCGCCAAGGAAATCAAGCAGCTCATCGAAGACTCCGCGCAGAAGGTCGGCGTGGGCTCGGAGCAGGTTGAAAACGCCGGCGCCACGATGCGCGAGATCGTCGAGTCCGTGCAGCGCGTGACCAGCCTGATGGCCGAGATCTCGGCAGCCTCGGAAGAGCAGGCCACCGGCATCGACCAGGTCAATCGCGCCGTCTCGCAGATGGACAGCGTGACGCAGCAGAACGCTGCCCTTGTCGAAGAGGCCGCCGCTGCGGCGGGCGCCCTGGAAGAGCAGGCGTGCCAACTGGCCGGCGCCGTGTCGGTGTTCAAGCTGCCAGACGGGCAGGTCATCGACGCGCCCGCTACCCGCCTTGGCGGCAGCGTGACGCCGCAATTGGCGTAA
- the ispE gene encoding 4-(cytidine 5'-diphospho)-2-C-methyl-D-erythritol kinase: MTLYDVPAPAKLNLFLHVVGRRADGYHLLQTVFRFIDLCDTLHFDVRSDGVIGRATDLPGVPEDQDLTVRAARALQKATGTRQGAQISLEKRIPQGGGLGGGSSDAASVLIALNKLWNTGLSRQELMALALPLGADVPVFVFGQSAFAQGIGEDLTAVTLPDRAYLVAQPDASVPTVGIFSAPDLTRDSSYITIADFLASQTFLPSESGGEIAKGCALYGKNDLEPVVYRLYPEVLGASRWLAERGIPVRMSGSGACLFAEFSETSQALLAEQEITAIMRGADKTFSQTHPRFRLVQACTGLAEHPLRNWIAR; encoded by the coding sequence GTGACCCTCTACGACGTTCCTGCTCCCGCCAAGCTGAATCTCTTTCTGCACGTCGTGGGCCGCCGCGCCGACGGCTATCACCTGCTGCAGACGGTGTTCCGCTTCATCGACCTGTGCGACACGCTGCACTTCGATGTGCGGTCCGATGGCGTCATCGGTCGCGCCACTGACCTGCCGGGCGTCCCAGAAGACCAGGACCTCACCGTGCGCGCCGCGCGCGCCCTGCAGAAGGCCACGGGCACGCGCCAGGGCGCGCAGATCAGCCTTGAAAAGCGCATTCCGCAAGGCGGTGGATTGGGCGGGGGGTCCAGCGATGCGGCCTCCGTGCTGATCGCCTTGAACAAGTTGTGGAACACGGGGCTGTCGCGTCAGGAACTCATGGCGCTGGCGCTGCCGCTGGGCGCGGACGTGCCCGTCTTCGTCTTCGGCCAGTCGGCGTTTGCGCAAGGCATTGGCGAAGACCTCACGGCGGTAACGCTGCCGGATCGCGCCTATCTGGTGGCGCAACCGGATGCCAGCGTGCCGACTGTTGGAATATTTTCCGCACCCGATTTGACAAGGGATTCTTCTTACATCACAATAGCGGACTTTCTTGCTTCGCAAACATTTTTGCCCAGCGAATCCGGCGGTGAGATTGCCAAAGGATGCGCGCTTTACGGAAAAAATGATTTGGAGCCGGTGGTCTACCGTCTTTATCCTGAAGTGCTTGGGGCATCGCGGTGGCTTGCTGAACGGGGTATACCTGTTCGCATGTCGGGATCAGGCGCATGTTTATTCGCCGAATTTTCCGAAACATCGCAGGCTCTTTTGGCAGAACAAGAAATTACCGCTATAATGCGCGGCGCTGATAAAACATTCAGCCAAACGCATCCACGGTTTCGGTTAGTGCAGGCATGTACTGGGTTAGCTGAACATCCGTTGCGGAATTGGATTGCAAGATAG
- a CDS encoding 50S ribosomal protein L25/general stress protein Ctc, whose amino-acid sequence MKFTATARSVQGSSASRRLRRAGRVPAIVYGGTAAPLNIELDHNEIYHALRKEEFHASILQMQLDGAKDEQVLLRSVQWHAYKPQVLHVDFQRVDANQALRTKVPLHFVNAEISPAVKLSGAIISHVTTELEITCLPSALPQFIEVNLADVLAGGSIHLADIKLPMGVTYVPHGGEDNPLLAATVTKGGAAAADDAEEAAPAA is encoded by the coding sequence ATGAAATTTACTGCCACTGCGCGTAGCGTCCAGGGTTCGAGTGCGAGCCGCCGCCTGCGCCGCGCGGGCCGCGTTCCCGCCATTGTTTATGGTGGTACGGCTGCCCCCCTGAACATCGAACTCGACCACAACGAGATCTACCACGCGCTGCGCAAGGAAGAATTCCACGCATCGATCCTGCAAATGCAGCTCGACGGCGCCAAGGATGAGCAAGTTCTGCTGCGTTCGGTTCAATGGCACGCCTACAAGCCGCAAGTCCTGCACGTGGACTTCCAGCGCGTTGACGCCAACCAAGCCCTGCGTACCAAGGTGCCGCTGCACTTCGTGAACGCTGAAATCTCGCCGGCTGTGAAGCTGAGCGGCGCCATCATCAGCCACGTGACGACCGAACTGGAAATCACCTGCCTGCCATCGGCTCTGCCCCAGTTCATCGAAGTCAACCTGGCTGACGTGCTGGCTGGCGGTTCGATCCACCTGGCCGACATCAAGCTGCCCATGGGCGTGACGTACGTCCCCCACGGCGGTGAAGACAACCCCCTGCTGGCCGCTACGGTCACCAAGGGTGGCGCTGCCGCTGCTGACGACGCCGAAGAAGCTGCTCCGGCTGCCTAA